A window of Halopelagius inordinatus genomic DNA:
GATAGACGAGTTGGGGCTCACTATCGTCAGCGAACGACTCAGACGCTGCGCGTACGTGCAGCCGTTCAACCATTTCGGGAAGGGAGTCGTCTCCGACGAGTAATGAATTCTCCAGTTGATCTTTGAAATATAAAGGTAGAGGCGATACGATTAATCCGTAATCAATGACGGCCGAAATTATTTTTACATGGCCAAACCCAGCTCTATCCGATGGGAGTGTGTGACAATCGGGTACTCGGTCGTGGGGACGGGGTGTTGGTGACGAGCATGGTCTCGGTCGTTTCGTCGGCGAGCGATTACCGAGAACCGCGAGTCAGAGTCGAGAGCGACGGGCGCGCCGCCGTCGGAGGGAAGGGACGTGGCGAGTAGCGTCTATCGGTGTGCGTGTCGAAACTGCAGAGAAGAGCAACTCTTCGACGACTACGACACCGCACAGGAGTTCTTCGGAGAACACGTGTCGAGGGGACACGAGGTGGAGTTGCTCAACCTCGCGGCAAAGACCGGGGAGGGGCCGGTTCGACTCCCCGAAGATGAGTGAACGGGCGCGCCCGAGTCCGTCGGTCGGACGCGCCGCGGACGGACTCGCCCGTTCACTCGGTTGATGCCCGTGAACGTCGTCTGCGACGCCTGTAGCGTCGTCCTTCTCGGACTCCGATCGATCGGTCCGAAGCCCGTCGGCCGAGAGGACTGCCCGAAGTGCGGCGGGACGGAGTTTTCGTACACCGACTGAGTTCACCGGGCGCGTTCGAGCGGGTTTTTTGCCGTCCGACGCCGACCTCCCGGCGTGCCCGAACACTACGTCTACGTCGTCCAGTGCGCCGACGAATCGCTGTACACCGGGTACACCACGGACGTCGAACGGCGCGTCGCCGAACACGACGCGGGCGAGGGCGCGAAGTACACTCGCGGCCGGACGCCGGTCGAACTCGTCCACGTCGAGTCGTTCGACTCGAAGTCCGCGGCGATGTCTCGCGAGTACGAGGTAAAGCAGTTCTCGCGGCGGCGCAAAGAGCGATTGGTCGGATTGACCGAGTAGACGCGGAACGGCCCGTCTCGGGACGGGTTCTCTGCGGTGGCGCGGACCGAGCCGACTCGACAGGACCCTCAGTCGCAGTCGGCGGCGGCGACCGGTTCGCAGTCGAGTCGGACGGCGTGGTCGAACACCGCCTCGCCGAGAGAGACGAGTCGGTCTTCGATATCCTCGTCGACGAGTTCGTCGCCCTCGAACTTGTCGTACCCCTTTCTGATTCCGACCTGCTGCGGGACGACGTAGCCGTGGACGCCGCG
This region includes:
- a CDS encoding GIY-YIG nuclease family protein, producing the protein MPEHYVYVVQCADESLYTGYTTDVERRVAEHDAGEGAKYTRGRTPVELVHVESFDSKSAAMSREYEVKQFSRRRKERLVGLTE